One Triplophysa dalaica isolate WHDGS20190420 chromosome 1, ASM1584641v1, whole genome shotgun sequence DNA segment encodes these proteins:
- the ppargc1a gene encoding peroxisome proliferator-activated receptor gamma coactivator 1-alpha isoform X4, translated as MPVDGARSLAVTQVMMRQVSAPCAALVGEDQPLCPDLPELDLSELDVSDLDADSFLGGLKWYSDQSEIISSQYGNEVSNFFEKIDEENEANLLAVLTETLDSIPVDEDGLPSFEALADGDVTNASDQSCPSTPHCSPRTPEPEEPSLLKKLLLAPANSQLSYNQYPGGKAQNHAASNQRIRPTPAVAKTENPWNSRPRGACPNRSVRRPCTELLKYLTSSDEAFQIRAREAKSTWTGCGKDRGGACTLSCSSSSSPSSSSTSSFSSLSSCSSSTVSKKKTSSASLSSQQQLAVQAQRAKPTILPLPLTPESPNDHKGSPFENKTAECTLSVEISGTPGLTPPTTPPHKASQENPFKVSLKNKLSSCSSSAPSSKRPRLSNGGSCPQPTSGSIRKGPEQTELYAQLSKASSTMSQGGSEERRGKRPTPRVFGDHDYCQSKSTKRDSTTTITTAAAVTGPMEGRHAECKDSDMPTSTTSTSSLSSANPLSSSLARQLQGLSPTAQEACPTVDARRQDPNLTSGSKSSADCYSAGRKLLRDQEIREELNKHFGNHQQAVFNEKEGEQRGTQPVEDSDSGDENSGLLWDYMHPSLPEFEDLEVGRERLLCLGEGFPLELLLEGSPSSSPSCSSFSWSSVSPPSTQLSSQHQRCPRSISRNRSCSSTHHRRRSLSRSPYSRSESPNSRSPSRSPENMDGSTFIPRIYKSLRSQSNSIFGRRPRYDSYEEYQHERLKREEYRRDYEKREYERAEQRETQRQKALEERRVVYVGRLRANSTRTELKRRFEVFGEIEECTVNLRHDGDNFGFITYRYTCDALAALENGHTLRRSNEPHFELCLGGQKQVCKSNYTDLDSHSDDFDPASTKSKYDSMDFDSLLREAQYSLRR; from the exons AAGATAGATGAGGAAAATGAGGCCAACTTGCTGGCGGTGCTCACAGAAACCCTGGACAGCATCCCAGTGGATGAGGACGGGTTGCCTTCGTTTGAGGCCCTGGCAGATGGGGACGTGACCAATGCCAGTGATCAGAGCTGTCCTTCCACCCCCCACTGCTCGCCACGCACGCCGGAGCCAGAGGAGCCCTCCCTG CTGAAGAAGCTCCTCCTGGCTCCTGCTAACTCCCAGCTCAGCTATAATCAATACCCAGGTGGCAAAGCACAGAACCATGCAGCCAGCAACCAACGGATCAGACCAACACCTGCTGTTGCCAAG ACAGAAAATCCCTGGAACAGCAGACCACGAGGGGCCTGTCCCAACCGGTCCGTGAGACGACCTTGCACTGAGCTACTCAAGTACCTCACCTCAAGCGACGAGGCCTTCCAGATCAGAGCCAGGGAAGCCAAGAGCACCTGGACAGGCTGCGGCAAGGACAGGGGGGGCGCTTGCACCTTGTCCTGCTCGTCCTCCTCTTCTCCATCTTCCTCGTCCACCTCCTCATTCTCCTCTCTGTCGTCCTGCTCCTCCTCAACTGTCTCCAAAAAGAAGACGTCTTCTGCCTCCCTGTCTTCACAGCAGCAGCTGGCAGTTCAGGCCCAGCGAG ccaAACCAACCATCTTGCCACTTCCTTTGACCCCAGAATCTCCAAA TGACCACAAGGGATCTCCGTTTGAGAACAAAACCGCTGAATGCACATTGAGTGTGGAGATCTCTGGAACCCCAG GTCTGACACCACCTACCACGCCTCCTCACAAAGCCAGTCAAGAGAACCCTTTCAAAGTATCACTCAAAAACAAGCTGTCTTCATGCTCCTCCTCGGCCCCGTCAAGCAAAAGGCCCAGGCTGAGCAATGGGGGCTCTTGCCCTCAGCCAACCAGCGGCTCTATTCGGAAGGGCCCAGAGCAGACAGAGCTCTACGCCCAGCTGAGCAAGGCATCCTCCACAATGTCCCAAGGGGGATCAGAAGAACGTCGGGGCAAGCGGCCCACGCCCCGTGTCTTTGGCGATCACGACTATTGCCAgtcaaaaagcacaaaaagagaCAGCACCACCACCATTACCACAGCTGCAGCGGTTACTGGGCCAATGGAGGGCCGGCATGCAGAATGTAAAGACTCAGACATGCCAACTTCCACTACTTCTACATCATCTTTGTCTTCCGCCAACCCCTTGTCTTCCTCTCTGGCCAGGCAGCTTCAAGGCCTTTCCCCCACAGCTCAGGAGGCTTGTCCGACAGTGGATGCTCGAAGACAGGACCCCAACCTCACTTCCGGCTCCAAAAGTTCAGCGGATTGCTATTCTGCTGGCAGGAAACTACTAAGGGACCAGGAGATCCGGGAAGAGCTTAACAAGCACTTTGGAAACCATCAGCAAGCCGTATTTAATGAGAAGGAGGGAGAGCAGAGGGGGACCCAGCCTGTTGAGGACAGCGATTCTGGAGACGAGAACTCCGGCCTCCTCTGGGACTATATGCACCCGAGTCTGCCTGAGTTCGAGGACCTGGAGGTAGGCCGGGAACGCCTGCTCTGCTTGGGGGAAGGTTTTCCACTCGAGCTGCTCCTTGAAGGATCTCCCTCGAGCTCCCCTTCCTGCAGTTCTTTCTCGTGGAGCTCCGTTTCACCTCCTTCCACTCAGCTCTCCTCACAACACCAACGCTGCCCACGCTCCATCTCTCGTAACAGATCCTGTTCCTCAACTCACCACAGACGCAGATCCCTCTCCAGGTCTCCATACTCCCGCAGCGAGTCTCCCAACAGCCGTTCTCCCTCTCG TTCTCCTGAAAATATGGATGGTAGCACTTTTATTCCCAGGATTTATAAAAGCCTTCGATCCCAATCTAATTCAATTTTTGGTCGCAGGCCCCG GTACGACAGCTACGAGGAATACCAGCACGAGCGTCTGAAGAGGGAAGAGTACAGACGGGATTATGAGAAACGGGAATACGAGAGGGCTGAGCAGAGGGAGACACAACGGCAGAAAGCACTA GAGGAGAGGCGAGTGGTGTATGTGGGACGTCTTCGTGCCAACAGCACACGCACAGAGCTCAAACGCCGCTTTGAAGTTTTCGGCGAGATTGAGGAGTGCACAGTCAACTTGAGACATGATGG GGACAACTTTGGCTTCATCACCTACCGCTACACTTGTGACGCGCTCGCTGCTCTTGAAAACGGACATACCTTGCGCAGGTCGAACGAGCCTCACTTTGAGCTCTGCCTTGGTGGACAAAAGCAAGTCTGTAAATCAAATTACACAGATTTAG ATTCCCATTCCGACGACTTTGATCCAGCCTCCACTAAAAGCAAGTACGACTCGATGGATTTTGACAGCTTGTTGCGCGAGGCCCAATACAGCCTGAGAAGGTAA
- the ppargc1a gene encoding peroxisome proliferator-activated receptor gamma coactivator 1-alpha isoform X3, whose translation MDGYGLSEDEIFSPCLLNFTWENSNEQCAALVGEDQPLCPDLPELDLSELDVSDLDADSFLGGLKWYSDQSEIISSQYGNEVSNFFEIDEENEANLLAVLTETLDSIPVDEDGLPSFEALADGDVTNASDQSCPSTPHCSPRTPEPEEPSLLKKLLLAPANSQLSYNQYPGGKAQNHAASNQRIRPTPAVAKTENPWNSRPRGACPNRSVRRPCTELLKYLTSSDEAFQIRAREAKSTWTGCGKDRGGACTLSCSSSSSPSSSSTSSFSSLSSCSSSTVSKKKTSSASLSSQQQLAVQAQRAKPTILPLPLTPESPNDHKGSPFENKTAECTLSVEISGTPGLTPPTTPPHKASQENPFKVSLKNKLSSCSSSAPSSKRPRLSNGGSCPQPTSGSIRKGPEQTELYAQLSKASSTMSQGGSEERRGKRPTPRVFGDHDYCQSKSTKRDSTTTITTAAAVTGPMEGRHAECKDSDMPTSTTSTSSLSSANPLSSSLARQLQGLSPTAQEACPTVDARRQDPNLTSGSKSSADCYSAGRKLLRDQEIREELNKHFGNHQQAVFNEKEGEQRGTQPVEDSDSGDENSGLLWDYMHPSLPEFEDLEVGRERLLCLGEGFPLELLLEGSPSSSPSCSSFSWSSVSPPSTQLSSQHQRCPRSISRNRSCSSTHHRRRSLSRSPYSRSESPNSRSPSRSPENMDGSTFIPRIYKSLRSQSNSIFGRRPRYDSYEEYQHERLKREEYRRDYEKREYERAEQRETQRQKALEERRVVYVGRLRANSTRTELKRRFEVFGEIEECTVNLRHDGDNFGFITYRYTCDALAALENGHTLRRSNEPHFELCLGGQKQVCKSNYTDLDSHSDDFDPASTKSKYDSMDFDSLLREAQYSLRR comes from the exons ATAGATGAGGAAAATGAGGCCAACTTGCTGGCGGTGCTCACAGAAACCCTGGACAGCATCCCAGTGGATGAGGACGGGTTGCCTTCGTTTGAGGCCCTGGCAGATGGGGACGTGACCAATGCCAGTGATCAGAGCTGTCCTTCCACCCCCCACTGCTCGCCACGCACGCCGGAGCCAGAGGAGCCCTCCCTG CTGAAGAAGCTCCTCCTGGCTCCTGCTAACTCCCAGCTCAGCTATAATCAATACCCAGGTGGCAAAGCACAGAACCATGCAGCCAGCAACCAACGGATCAGACCAACACCTGCTGTTGCCAAG ACAGAAAATCCCTGGAACAGCAGACCACGAGGGGCCTGTCCCAACCGGTCCGTGAGACGACCTTGCACTGAGCTACTCAAGTACCTCACCTCAAGCGACGAGGCCTTCCAGATCAGAGCCAGGGAAGCCAAGAGCACCTGGACAGGCTGCGGCAAGGACAGGGGGGGCGCTTGCACCTTGTCCTGCTCGTCCTCCTCTTCTCCATCTTCCTCGTCCACCTCCTCATTCTCCTCTCTGTCGTCCTGCTCCTCCTCAACTGTCTCCAAAAAGAAGACGTCTTCTGCCTCCCTGTCTTCACAGCAGCAGCTGGCAGTTCAGGCCCAGCGAG ccaAACCAACCATCTTGCCACTTCCTTTGACCCCAGAATCTCCAAA TGACCACAAGGGATCTCCGTTTGAGAACAAAACCGCTGAATGCACATTGAGTGTGGAGATCTCTGGAACCCCAG GTCTGACACCACCTACCACGCCTCCTCACAAAGCCAGTCAAGAGAACCCTTTCAAAGTATCACTCAAAAACAAGCTGTCTTCATGCTCCTCCTCGGCCCCGTCAAGCAAAAGGCCCAGGCTGAGCAATGGGGGCTCTTGCCCTCAGCCAACCAGCGGCTCTATTCGGAAGGGCCCAGAGCAGACAGAGCTCTACGCCCAGCTGAGCAAGGCATCCTCCACAATGTCCCAAGGGGGATCAGAAGAACGTCGGGGCAAGCGGCCCACGCCCCGTGTCTTTGGCGATCACGACTATTGCCAgtcaaaaagcacaaaaagagaCAGCACCACCACCATTACCACAGCTGCAGCGGTTACTGGGCCAATGGAGGGCCGGCATGCAGAATGTAAAGACTCAGACATGCCAACTTCCACTACTTCTACATCATCTTTGTCTTCCGCCAACCCCTTGTCTTCCTCTCTGGCCAGGCAGCTTCAAGGCCTTTCCCCCACAGCTCAGGAGGCTTGTCCGACAGTGGATGCTCGAAGACAGGACCCCAACCTCACTTCCGGCTCCAAAAGTTCAGCGGATTGCTATTCTGCTGGCAGGAAACTACTAAGGGACCAGGAGATCCGGGAAGAGCTTAACAAGCACTTTGGAAACCATCAGCAAGCCGTATTTAATGAGAAGGAGGGAGAGCAGAGGGGGACCCAGCCTGTTGAGGACAGCGATTCTGGAGACGAGAACTCCGGCCTCCTCTGGGACTATATGCACCCGAGTCTGCCTGAGTTCGAGGACCTGGAGGTAGGCCGGGAACGCCTGCTCTGCTTGGGGGAAGGTTTTCCACTCGAGCTGCTCCTTGAAGGATCTCCCTCGAGCTCCCCTTCCTGCAGTTCTTTCTCGTGGAGCTCCGTTTCACCTCCTTCCACTCAGCTCTCCTCACAACACCAACGCTGCCCACGCTCCATCTCTCGTAACAGATCCTGTTCCTCAACTCACCACAGACGCAGATCCCTCTCCAGGTCTCCATACTCCCGCAGCGAGTCTCCCAACAGCCGTTCTCCCTCTCG TTCTCCTGAAAATATGGATGGTAGCACTTTTATTCCCAGGATTTATAAAAGCCTTCGATCCCAATCTAATTCAATTTTTGGTCGCAGGCCCCG GTACGACAGCTACGAGGAATACCAGCACGAGCGTCTGAAGAGGGAAGAGTACAGACGGGATTATGAGAAACGGGAATACGAGAGGGCTGAGCAGAGGGAGACACAACGGCAGAAAGCACTA GAGGAGAGGCGAGTGGTGTATGTGGGACGTCTTCGTGCCAACAGCACACGCACAGAGCTCAAACGCCGCTTTGAAGTTTTCGGCGAGATTGAGGAGTGCACAGTCAACTTGAGACATGATGG GGACAACTTTGGCTTCATCACCTACCGCTACACTTGTGACGCGCTCGCTGCTCTTGAAAACGGACATACCTTGCGCAGGTCGAACGAGCCTCACTTTGAGCTCTGCCTTGGTGGACAAAAGCAAGTCTGTAAATCAAATTACACAGATTTAG ATTCCCATTCCGACGACTTTGATCCAGCCTCCACTAAAAGCAAGTACGACTCGATGGATTTTGACAGCTTGTTGCGCGAGGCCCAATACAGCCTGAGAAGGTAA
- the ppargc1a gene encoding peroxisome proliferator-activated receptor gamma coactivator 1-alpha isoform X7 has translation MAWDRCNQDSVWRELECAALVGEDQPLCPDLPELDLSELDVSDLDADSFLGGLKWYSDQSEIISSQYGNEVSNFFEIDEENEANLLAVLTETLDSIPVDEDGLPSFEALADGDVTNASDQSCPSTPHCSPRTPEPEEPSLLKKLLLAPANSQLSYNQYPGGKAQNHAASNQRIRPTPAVAKTENPWNSRPRGACPNRSVRRPCTELLKYLTSSDEAFQIRAREAKSTWTGCGKDRGGACTLSCSSSSSPSSSSTSSFSSLSSCSSSTVSKKKTSSASLSSQQQLAVQAQRAKPTILPLPLTPESPNDHKGSPFENKTAECTLSVEISGTPGLTPPTTPPHKASQENPFKVSLKNKLSSCSSSAPSSKRPRLSNGGSCPQPTSGSIRKGPEQTELYAQLSKASSTMSQGGSEERRGKRPTPRVFGDHDYCQSKSTKRDSTTTITTAAAVTGPMEGRHAECKDSDMPTSTTSTSSLSSANPLSSSLARQLQGLSPTAQEACPTVDARRQDPNLTSGSKSSADCYSAGRKLLRDQEIREELNKHFGNHQQAVFNEKEGEQRGTQPVEDSDSGDENSGLLWDYMHPSLPEFEDLEVGRERLLCLGEGFPLELLLEGSPSSSPSCSSFSWSSVSPPSTQLSSQHQRCPRSISRNRSCSSTHHRRRSLSRSPYSRSESPNSRSPSRSPENMDGSTFIPRIYKSLRSQSNSIFGRRPRYDSYEEYQHERLKREEYRRDYEKREYERAEQRETQRQKALEERRVVYVGRLRANSTRTELKRRFEVFGEIEECTVNLRHDGDNFGFITYRYTCDALAALENGHTLRRSNEPHFELCLGGQKQVCKSNYTDLDSHSDDFDPASTKSKYDSMDFDSLLREAQYSLRR, from the exons ATAGATGAGGAAAATGAGGCCAACTTGCTGGCGGTGCTCACAGAAACCCTGGACAGCATCCCAGTGGATGAGGACGGGTTGCCTTCGTTTGAGGCCCTGGCAGATGGGGACGTGACCAATGCCAGTGATCAGAGCTGTCCTTCCACCCCCCACTGCTCGCCACGCACGCCGGAGCCAGAGGAGCCCTCCCTG CTGAAGAAGCTCCTCCTGGCTCCTGCTAACTCCCAGCTCAGCTATAATCAATACCCAGGTGGCAAAGCACAGAACCATGCAGCCAGCAACCAACGGATCAGACCAACACCTGCTGTTGCCAAG ACAGAAAATCCCTGGAACAGCAGACCACGAGGGGCCTGTCCCAACCGGTCCGTGAGACGACCTTGCACTGAGCTACTCAAGTACCTCACCTCAAGCGACGAGGCCTTCCAGATCAGAGCCAGGGAAGCCAAGAGCACCTGGACAGGCTGCGGCAAGGACAGGGGGGGCGCTTGCACCTTGTCCTGCTCGTCCTCCTCTTCTCCATCTTCCTCGTCCACCTCCTCATTCTCCTCTCTGTCGTCCTGCTCCTCCTCAACTGTCTCCAAAAAGAAGACGTCTTCTGCCTCCCTGTCTTCACAGCAGCAGCTGGCAGTTCAGGCCCAGCGAG ccaAACCAACCATCTTGCCACTTCCTTTGACCCCAGAATCTCCAAA TGACCACAAGGGATCTCCGTTTGAGAACAAAACCGCTGAATGCACATTGAGTGTGGAGATCTCTGGAACCCCAG GTCTGACACCACCTACCACGCCTCCTCACAAAGCCAGTCAAGAGAACCCTTTCAAAGTATCACTCAAAAACAAGCTGTCTTCATGCTCCTCCTCGGCCCCGTCAAGCAAAAGGCCCAGGCTGAGCAATGGGGGCTCTTGCCCTCAGCCAACCAGCGGCTCTATTCGGAAGGGCCCAGAGCAGACAGAGCTCTACGCCCAGCTGAGCAAGGCATCCTCCACAATGTCCCAAGGGGGATCAGAAGAACGTCGGGGCAAGCGGCCCACGCCCCGTGTCTTTGGCGATCACGACTATTGCCAgtcaaaaagcacaaaaagagaCAGCACCACCACCATTACCACAGCTGCAGCGGTTACTGGGCCAATGGAGGGCCGGCATGCAGAATGTAAAGACTCAGACATGCCAACTTCCACTACTTCTACATCATCTTTGTCTTCCGCCAACCCCTTGTCTTCCTCTCTGGCCAGGCAGCTTCAAGGCCTTTCCCCCACAGCTCAGGAGGCTTGTCCGACAGTGGATGCTCGAAGACAGGACCCCAACCTCACTTCCGGCTCCAAAAGTTCAGCGGATTGCTATTCTGCTGGCAGGAAACTACTAAGGGACCAGGAGATCCGGGAAGAGCTTAACAAGCACTTTGGAAACCATCAGCAAGCCGTATTTAATGAGAAGGAGGGAGAGCAGAGGGGGACCCAGCCTGTTGAGGACAGCGATTCTGGAGACGAGAACTCCGGCCTCCTCTGGGACTATATGCACCCGAGTCTGCCTGAGTTCGAGGACCTGGAGGTAGGCCGGGAACGCCTGCTCTGCTTGGGGGAAGGTTTTCCACTCGAGCTGCTCCTTGAAGGATCTCCCTCGAGCTCCCCTTCCTGCAGTTCTTTCTCGTGGAGCTCCGTTTCACCTCCTTCCACTCAGCTCTCCTCACAACACCAACGCTGCCCACGCTCCATCTCTCGTAACAGATCCTGTTCCTCAACTCACCACAGACGCAGATCCCTCTCCAGGTCTCCATACTCCCGCAGCGAGTCTCCCAACAGCCGTTCTCCCTCTCG TTCTCCTGAAAATATGGATGGTAGCACTTTTATTCCCAGGATTTATAAAAGCCTTCGATCCCAATCTAATTCAATTTTTGGTCGCAGGCCCCG GTACGACAGCTACGAGGAATACCAGCACGAGCGTCTGAAGAGGGAAGAGTACAGACGGGATTATGAGAAACGGGAATACGAGAGGGCTGAGCAGAGGGAGACACAACGGCAGAAAGCACTA GAGGAGAGGCGAGTGGTGTATGTGGGACGTCTTCGTGCCAACAGCACACGCACAGAGCTCAAACGCCGCTTTGAAGTTTTCGGCGAGATTGAGGAGTGCACAGTCAACTTGAGACATGATGG GGACAACTTTGGCTTCATCACCTACCGCTACACTTGTGACGCGCTCGCTGCTCTTGAAAACGGACATACCTTGCGCAGGTCGAACGAGCCTCACTTTGAGCTCTGCCTTGGTGGACAAAAGCAAGTCTGTAAATCAAATTACACAGATTTAG ATTCCCATTCCGACGACTTTGATCCAGCCTCCACTAAAAGCAAGTACGACTCGATGGATTTTGACAGCTTGTTGCGCGAGGCCCAATACAGCCTGAGAAGGTAA